A genomic window from Silene latifolia isolate original U9 population chromosome Y, ASM4854445v1, whole genome shotgun sequence includes:
- the LOC141629942 gene encoding F-box/FBD/LRR-repeat protein At5g22700-like, with product MEIGVKLSNHGEDRLSSLSDDVLIEIISFLPLQFAIVPGSLSRRWCGLWTKVTSINIKLPDFKHFPDFMSHITSPSIYRFFVKYAVEVDDSISRSLLNFWFRQACDRNVRELKLACPPRFRGCSYRENILPSFVLQTQSLTSIELYSVYNLQLPDDGQINLPNLKRLRFTRYRVDLKLLGTLIEACPSLEDLSLIDFFFMWIPECDIEECDDIEERDDIKVFNQNLRRLVIDTGSIEDKRFAVVINAPKLEQLVCHTVKSAIFSFEVKPSALCEVKIDFNHNDGLQRRDEKKVMSEFYQAISNVSSLTLDDYVLDKVSSTVFCNVTRCTLIMKKWYNLKTVASLLELCPLLDVLTLKVDWDIRI from the coding sequence ATGGAGATTGGCGTTAAACTTAGTAATCATGGCGAAGATAGGTTGAGTTCCCTCTCCGACGACGTTCTTATCGAAATCATCTCTTTCCTTCCTCTCCAATTTGCCATCGTTCCGGGGTCATTATCCCGTCGATGGTGTGGTCTTTGGACTAAAGTAACCTCTATAAATATAAAACTCCCTGATTTCAAGCATTTTCCTGACTTCATGTCACATATTACCTCACCGTCAATCTACCGTTTCTTCGTCAAATATGCGGTTGAAGTTGATGACTCAATCTCGCGCTCTCTTTTGAATTTTTGGTTTCGACAAGCTTGTGACCGCAACGTCCGTGAACTCAAGTTAGCATGTCCTCCTCGTTTTAGGGGTTGCAGCTACCGTGAGAATATATTGCCAAGTTTTGTTTTACAAACGCAGTCGCTGACGTCAATTGagttatactccgtatataatttGCAGTTGCCTGATGATGGACAAATCAATCTTCCTAATTTGAAGAGATTACGATTTACACGCTATCGTGTTGATTTGAAGTTGTTGGGAACGTTAATCGAGGCTTGTCCATCTCTCGAAGATTTGTCTTTAATAGATTTCTTCTTTATGTGGATACCGGAATGTGACATTGAGGAATGTGACGACATTGAGGAACGTGACGACATTAAGGTTTTCAATCAAAATTTACGACGGCTAGTTATCGACACGGGTTCTATCGAAGATAAACGTTTTGCAGTTGTGATTAATGCCCCAAAGTTAGAGCAGTTGGTTTGCCATACTGTAAAATCCGCCATCTTTAGTTTCGAAGTTAAACCTTCAGCGTTGTGTGAAGTAAAAATCGACTTCAACCACAATGATGGACTACAACGCCGGGATGAAAAGAAAGTAATGTCAGAGTTTTATCAGGCAATTAGTAATGTTAGTTCTCTCACACTTGATGATTATGTACTAGATAAGGTGTCGTCGACCGTGTTTTGCAACGTAACTCGATGTACACTAATTATGAAAAAATGGTATAACCTCAAGACCGTGGCGTCATTATTAGAGTTGTGCCCTTTGTTAGATGTTCTGACCCTAAAAGTCGATTGGGATATACGTATCTGA
- the LOC141629941 gene encoding F-box/LRR-repeat protein At4g14103-like: protein MNLILEDLAVEREAVKMRVDRLSSLPEDILILIISLLPLQLAIATGTLSRRWRGLWFNTTSIDITFRETYKLVRNLDTTLNNTMRQITSPLIHSFSFEFVEPYFNLDFWAPCMDIIIRDVCNRNVHQLKVTWCNPSSWDNIYTLPSVIFQTQSLVSIELGSKSGSFMRKDWQFPDDCDNINLPNLKNLTIHFGPNYQCISKLVKACPSLEQLSLNCWPDHIYGPLRSHTFVINAPNLEYLAIFAPKSMTFSFEEEPIVLRETKIEFTDLHQYQSDKDKLSRLYKAVSNVRILTIDISAVDALSTVLHNVTRLTINMKSSHSLNTLLSLLKMCPKVDVLTLKVWGVDNYNEPLYRNPGNVSTSRRALRRIKSINVEIDNWVTYCKPGKSLSRLIVHLLRSTCNLEHFNLSVNDFHQDWDWLPSDNCSSNQEDELKLCKKLYRWPTISSCCDVEFNGRFFKMSRKNGPKITTTNGEAIYFHPSRKGLIYKEK from the coding sequence ATGAACTTAATTCTTGAAGACTTAGCAGTCGAACGTGAAGCGGTAAAGATGAGAGTCGACAGGCTGAGTTCTCTCCCCGAAGACATTCTTATCTTAATTATCTCCCTTCTTCCTCTCCAATTAGCCATCGCTACCGGGACTTTATCCCGTCGATGGCGTGGTCTCTGGTTCAACACAACCTCAATTGACATCACCTTCCGTGAGACTTATAAGTTGGTACGTAATCTCGATACCACATTGAATAATACCATGAGACAAATTACCTCACCTTTAATCCATAGCTTCAGTTTCGAATTTGTTGAACCCTACTTTAATCTAGACTTTTGGGCGCCTTGTATGGATATTATAATTCGCGACGTTTGTAACCGGAACGTCCATCAACTTAAGGTAACATGGTGTAATCCTTCATCTTGGGATAACATATATACATTACCAAGTGTTATTTTTCAAACGCAGTCGCTAGTATCGATTGAATTGGGCTCCAAAAGTGGCTCGTTTATGCGTAAAGATTGGCAATTCCCCGATGATTGTGATAACATCAATCTTCCAAATTTGAAGAACTTAACCATTCACTTTGGTCCGAATTATCAATGTATTTCAAAACTAGTTAAGGCTTGTCCGTCACTTGAACAATTGTCGTTAAATTGCTGGCCTGACCATATCTATGGGCCTTTGCGAAGCCACACATTTGTGATTAATGCCCCAAATTTAGAGTACTTGGCTATTTTCGCTCCAAAATCCATGACTTTTTCCTTTGAGGAGGAACCGATTGTGCTGCGTGAAACCAAAATTGAATTTACTGATCTTCACCAATATCAATCAGATAAAGATAAATTGTCTAGATTGTATAAGGCGGTTTCTAATGTAAGGATCCTTACCATTGATATTTCTGCAGTAGATGCCTTATCTACGGTGTTACACAATGTTACTCGGCTCACAATTAATATGAAATCGAGCCATAGTTTAAATACTTTGTTGTCACTGTTAAAGATGTGTCCTAAAGTAGATGTTTTGACCCTGAAAGTTTGGGGTGTCGATAATTATAACGAGCCATTGTACCGAAATCCTGGCAATGTAAGCACCTCACGACGAGCACTCAGAAGGATAAAGTCGATAAATGTGGAAATCGATAACTGGGTAACTTATTGCAAGCCTGGGAAATCATTATCACGCCTTATAGTGCATTTGTTAAGAAGCACTTGCAATTTGGAGCACTTCAATCTTAGTGTAAATGATTTTCATCAAGATTGGGACTGGCTGCCGTCGGATAATTGTTCGAGTAATCAAGAAGATGAGTTAAAGTTGTGCAAGAAACTCTATCGATGGCCAACGATCTCCAGTTGTTGTGATGTTGAATTTAATGGGAGATTTTTCAAGATGTCTCGAAAAAATGGTCCCAAAATTACGACTACAAATGGCGAAGCTATCTATTTCCATCCTTCCCGGAAAGGTTTGATTTATAAAGaaaaatga